DNA from Limnohabitans sp.:
AACCTGGGCCAAACAAGCGCAGGAAACCGTGCAGGACAACGGCGCACGGGTGGCGCTTCTGGAGGCCCGTTTGGCAGAGTTGGCGCAGCAGCGCAGCCAGTTGGATGATCTGATGCAAAGCCTTTCGCGCACCCGGGATGAAAACATGGTGGTGGACATGGAGTCTGCTTTGCGCATTGCCCAACAGCAAGCCTTGATGACGGGCAGCACCGAGCCCTTGCTCGCCGCCCTGAAATCGGCCCACAAGCGCGTGCAGCGTTCAGCTCAGCCCCGTTTGTTGACGGTCTCGCGCGCGCTCGAAAAAGACCTGGAGCGTCTGAACAATTTGCCGGCCTTCGATTTGCCGGGCCTGATGGTCAAGCTGGACGAGGGGGTGACCTTGGTGGATGGCCTGGTCTTGGCCAATGAGGCTTTGTCGTCTCAAAACAAGTCGCGCGCCCACACCGAAATGCCGGGCATGCCCAGCACCTTGTCATGGTGGATGGCTGGCTTGACACGCATGGGCGACGAGTTCAGGAGCTTGTTCAGGGTCAGCCGCATTGATGCTCCAGAGGCCGCTTTGTTGTCGCCCGAGCAAGCTTTTTTTGTTCGTGAAAACATCAAACTCAAGTTGCTCAATGCCAGGTTGGGTTTATTGGCCCGGCAAAAGGATGGGGTGCGAGCCGATCTCAGTGCCTCGGCCATTTTGGTTCGTCGCTATGCTGAGCCGCAATCTCGGCGCACGACCCAATTGTTGCAGTTGCTGGAGCAAACCAGCGAACAAGTTCGCACCGCCGAGGTGCCCCGCATT
Protein-coding regions in this window:
- a CDS encoding uroporphyrinogen-III C-methyltransferase, which gives rise to MTDPTEVVPSPEPAAQASTSGTPAAQRSWLVLRVVAALAVIGLLSSVFLWQKLERIQEQLARQSADAGAQALEARTWAKQAQETVQDNGARVALLEARLAELAQQRSQLDDLMQSLSRTRDENMVVDMESALRIAQQQALMTGSTEPLLAALKSAHKRVQRSAQPRLLTVSRALEKDLERLNNLPAFDLPGLMVKLDEGVTLVDGLVLANEALSSQNKSRAHTEMPGMPSTLSWWMAGLTRMGDEFRSLFRVSRIDAPEAALLSPEQAFFVRENIKLKLLNARLGLLARQKDGVRADLSASAILVRRYAEPQSRRTTQLLQLLEQTSEQVRTAEVPRIEASLAALNAAAAER